The following coding sequences are from one Acidimicrobiales bacterium window:
- a CDS encoding putative glycoside hydrolase — MRTGVLLLFLLLATAGCGGGEPTSGPDGERDPATTAPAATSTTPTKPARTTESPAPPTTTAPTQTTVVQQSTTTVVYASSTTTVAPAPSTTATPTTVISPSTTVAPAVVVAETGPPPTPIKRAEGEPLRIVLTGDSITVQVDPHLRAVFGSEAVIKPRRHGGTALCDWFAARDEELGIENLAWWRPHVIVVDHGGNAMTPCMADDDGRPLEGEAYLAKYLADSDYLVEVARRTGTRVLFVDQPVGRGGGLSRTLNIFPSMPERHPGGMVRYVSTWPALSPEGNFVQSARCADEEPGCVGGWGELRSPPPYGHLEDLGAWRYAQVIAGAFVEAEWITADAVGPGAPDLPLPVGFPRICQPWNGVQNRPDLTELERIALHDLWWTGTGSLGLVWDTSDDQPHAGLATEFRSPDGGERFDEALDRRQALLELNPGLVTLAEVRYRDAPYVDDPEGRPWWDQGYYPADSPFWLRDADGNPVPGWGEDADGDGRIEADEILGSLTDFGNPDLIELVARKVHALEHSGVVDGVFLDWWNEDRQTSASFLDWAAFHMSAEEEVQGRLAILRRIRELVGDDFLILVNTNDRTAPRSAPYVNGTFMEVWKPDWSTGYTVDRLLTVEDTLSWASGELLEPRINCLEGWRVVDDYGNEAAQVNERNSEENRRWMRLFTTLALTHSDGSVVFGDDNAEPTRDHHHNWYDFWDADLGQPVGVKRTIHGGVEGLFIRRFTNGFAVYNRSGAEQEVRLPGSYVAVSTGQVGEVHTVGDMDGEILLG, encoded by the coding sequence ATGCGAACAGGGGTACTCCTGTTGTTTCTCCTCCTGGCGACCGCCGGGTGCGGAGGAGGGGAGCCGACCAGTGGGCCGGATGGCGAACGTGATCCCGCAACCACCGCTCCCGCGGCCACCTCGACCACGCCCACAAAGCCCGCACGGACGACCGAGTCGCCAGCCCCACCCACCACGACGGCCCCCACGCAGACCACCGTCGTCCAGCAGTCCACGACGACCGTGGTATATGCGTCGTCCACGACGACGGTGGCCCCAGCGCCGTCCACGACCGCCACGCCGACCACCGTCATTTCGCCGTCCACGACCGTCGCTCCGGCCGTGGTCGTCGCCGAGACCGGGCCGCCACCCACCCCGATCAAGCGGGCCGAGGGAGAACCCCTCCGCATCGTGCTGACCGGCGACTCGATCACCGTCCAGGTCGATCCCCACCTCCGGGCCGTCTTCGGCTCGGAGGCCGTGATCAAGCCTCGTCGCCACGGCGGTACTGCACTCTGCGACTGGTTCGCCGCCCGCGACGAGGAACTGGGGATCGAGAACCTCGCCTGGTGGCGTCCGCACGTGATCGTCGTCGACCATGGCGGGAACGCCATGACCCCGTGCATGGCCGACGATGACGGTCGCCCGCTGGAGGGTGAGGCCTACCTTGCGAAGTACCTGGCCGACTCCGATTACCTCGTGGAGGTGGCACGACGTACCGGCACCCGGGTCCTGTTCGTCGACCAGCCCGTCGGTCGCGGCGGGGGCCTGTCCAGGACCCTCAATATCTTCCCGTCCATGCCCGAACGCCATCCGGGCGGAATGGTCCGGTACGTGTCCACCTGGCCGGCCCTGTCCCCGGAGGGCAACTTCGTGCAGTCGGCACGGTGCGCCGACGAGGAACCGGGCTGCGTGGGAGGCTGGGGCGAACTCCGATCGCCTCCACCCTACGGTCACCTGGAGGACCTCGGGGCATGGCGGTATGCGCAGGTGATCGCGGGGGCATTCGTCGAGGCGGAGTGGATCACAGCCGACGCCGTCGGCCCGGGTGCGCCGGACCTGCCGCTTCCGGTGGGCTTCCCGCGCATCTGCCAGCCGTGGAACGGCGTCCAGAACCGCCCGGACCTCACCGAACTGGAACGGATCGCCCTCCACGACCTCTGGTGGACAGGGACCGGGTCGCTCGGGCTGGTCTGGGACACCTCCGACGATCAGCCCCATGCGGGCCTGGCCACGGAGTTCCGCTCACCGGATGGCGGCGAACGGTTCGACGAGGCGCTGGATCGTCGGCAGGCACTGCTCGAGCTGAATCCCGGACTGGTCACGCTGGCCGAGGTCCGGTACCGCGATGCCCCGTATGTCGACGACCCGGAGGGCCGACCGTGGTGGGACCAGGGGTACTACCCGGCGGACTCACCGTTCTGGCTGCGAGACGCCGACGGCAACCCGGTTCCCGGATGGGGTGAGGATGCGGATGGCGACGGTCGCATCGAGGCCGACGAGATCCTCGGCTCGCTCACCGACTTCGGCAATCCGGACCTCATCGAGCTGGTAGCCCGGAAGGTCCACGCCCTGGAGCATTCGGGGGTGGTCGACGGGGTCTTCCTCGACTGGTGGAACGAGGACCGCCAGACGTCGGCCTCGTTCCTCGACTGGGCGGCCTTCCACATGTCCGCCGAAGAGGAGGTCCAGGGGCGGCTCGCCATCCTGCGCCGCATCCGGGAACTGGTGGGCGACGACTTCCTGATCCTCGTAAACACGAACGACCGGACGGCGCCCCGATCGGCCCCGTACGTGAACGGCACGTTCATGGAGGTCTGGAAGCCCGACTGGTCGACGGGCTACACGGTCGACCGCCTCCTGACCGTGGAGGACACCCTCTCGTGGGCATCAGGGGAACTCCTGGAGCCCCGGATCAACTGCCTGGAGGGCTGGCGGGTGGTCGACGACTACGGCAACGAGGCCGCTCAGGTCAACGAGAGGAACTCGGAGGAGAACCGGCGCTGGATGCGCCTGTTCACCACCCTGGCCCTTACCCACTCCGACGGCTCCGTGGTGTTCGGCGACGACAACGCCGAGCCGACCCGGGACCACCACCACAACTGGTACGACTTCTGGGACGCCGACCTGGGCCAACCGGTTGGGGTGAAGCGGACGATCCACGGCGGGGTCGAGGGGCTCTTCATACGGAGGTTCACCAACGGCTTCGCCGTCTACAACCGGTCCGGAGCCGAACAGGAGGTCCGCCTCCCGGGCAGTTACGTCGCCGTCTCCACCGGCCAGGTGGGCGAGGTACACACCGTCGGCGACATGGACGGCGAGATCCTGCTGGGCTAA
- a CDS encoding enoyl-CoA hydratase-related protein produces MALVETDLDGGVLTVTMVDVDNRNALSSALVGELVAALDAADADPAVRVVVLTNSGRVFCAGADLSERSSGDKPTVKVDAADLFSRFRRSPKVYVGRIAGHCVAGGMGLAAAMDLSVAVEDTRFGFTEVRRGVAPAMISVLCLPKMRSADAAEAMLLGNRMTGADAARLGLVNRAVPSGELDATVDAFVSDLLAGGPEALAATKQILVRVPGMPVDEAFAWTAQLSADLFRSDEAREGMRAFLEKRSPDWAG; encoded by the coding sequence ATGGCACTCGTGGAGACCGACCTGGACGGCGGCGTCCTGACCGTCACCATGGTCGACGTGGACAACCGCAACGCCCTCAGCTCGGCGTTGGTGGGCGAGCTGGTCGCCGCGCTGGACGCAGCAGATGCCGACCCGGCGGTCCGGGTCGTGGTGCTCACGAACAGCGGCCGCGTGTTCTGTGCAGGGGCCGACCTGTCCGAGCGGTCCTCGGGAGACAAGCCGACGGTGAAGGTCGACGCAGCCGACCTTTTCAGCCGGTTCCGCCGGTCTCCGAAGGTCTACGTGGGACGGATAGCCGGACACTGCGTTGCCGGCGGCATGGGGCTGGCTGCCGCCATGGACCTCTCGGTGGCCGTGGAAGACACACGGTTCGGCTTCACCGAAGTTCGCCGGGGTGTAGCCCCGGCCATGATCTCGGTCCTCTGCCTTCCGAAGATGCGATCGGCCGACGCCGCCGAGGCGATGCTCCTGGGCAACCGCATGACCGGTGCCGACGCCGCCCGCCTCGGGCTCGTCAACAGGGCCGTGCCATCTGGCGAGCTGGACGCCACCGTCGACGCCTTCGTCAGCGACCTGCTGGCCGGGGGCCCGGAGGCCCTGGCTGCCACTAAGCAGATCCTCGTCCGGGTACCCGGCATGCCGGTCGACGAGGCGTTCGCCTGGACCGCGCAGCTGTCGGCAGACCTGTTCCGGAGCGACGAGGCCCGGGAGGGCATGCGGGCCTTCCTGGAGAAGCGCTCCCCTGACTGGGCAGGTTGA